The Vibrio sp. 16 genome segment GTGCATTGAACTGGAACTAACAGAAGGTATTCTGTTGCAAGATGAGGAGTATGCGCAAAATATCCTTGCTCAGTTGCGTCAATTTGGCGTCAGCATTTCTCTTGATGACTTTGGTACTGGGTACTCTTCACTCAGTTATCTGCAAAAATACGCGTTTGATACGTTAAAAATTGATCGCAGCTTTATTAATCAGTTAGAGCACAATCAACACAACCGTGAGCTGACAAGAGCCATTATCGCAATGGCACACAAACTCAATATGATGGTGATAGCCGAAGGAGTTGAAGAGCTCTATCAGGAAGACTTTATTCGAACCGAAGAGTGCAACTACGCTCAAGGATTTTTGTATGGTAAAGCGGTTCCTGCTGATGAGTTCACGCAACAAATGACAAATGGGCTTTAGTTTAATCAAGCGCATTGGCACTCGCCAACAATAGACACTTATCACCCCATCGGCTTGGTGGGGTAATTAACCTAGCTTGCTCAGTACTTTTTCACACAGCGTCTTCAACGAGATAAGTTCTTCAAGCTCTAAGTTAATTTTGCACTTCATCGCATTCGGAACGGCTTTTGCGGTTTGTTTGAGCGCTTGCCCAGATGAGGTGAGGTTTAGCACTCTTACCCTTTCGTCCGTCTCGCTTCGCTCTCTTAGCACGTAGCCTTTGCTTTCCAAACGCTTTAACAAGGGAGTCAATGTTCCAGAGTCAAGGTGCAAGCGCGAGCCAACATCTTTAACACTTGCGCCATCTTGCTCCCACAGCACCATCATCACCAAGTACTGCGAGTAAGTCAGATCCAATTCATCAAGCAGAGGACGATAAGCTCGAATCACCGCATTTGCCGCACTGTAAAGTGGAAAGCAGATCTGGTTATCAAGCAGCAGTTTCTCATCATCACTCAAACTTGGTTGCGTTTGGCATTCACTCATAATGTCACCTAAAAAATAAATTGCGCACAATATAGTTGCATTCTACATGGATTTCGATATAAGATTGCAA includes the following:
- a CDS encoding MarR family winged helix-turn-helix transcriptional regulator; translation: MSECQTQPSLSDDEKLLLDNQICFPLYSAANAVIRAYRPLLDELDLTYSQYLVMMVLWEQDGASVKDVGSRLHLDSGTLTPLLKRLESKGYVLRERSETDERVRVLNLTSSGQALKQTAKAVPNAMKCKINLELEELISLKTLCEKVLSKLG